The DNA region GAGTAAGATAACGCTGTTTATTTCAAGTGGCAAAACCGGTGAACCCGAAACCGTGACAGTACCCGATGTGGTAGGCATGAAAAAGGACGAAGCAATGCTGCTTCTGAAAGAGAGCGGTCTTTGTGTAAGGTCAAAATGGGTCTTGGGCAGTGAAGAAAAGGGTACTGTCGTTAAGCAGTCTGCCGAGCCTGATACAACACTTAACAAGTACGACGATATAACCATCTGTGTTTCTGAGGGCGTGACTGAACCTGTCAAGCTGACAATAAGCACACCGTTGCCCGCAGATCTGCACGGCACCTACCGTATCGATCTCTGTGACGGTGACGGAACAGTGAAGTATACAAAATCCATAAATGCAGATACGCTTGGAGAGGTAAAAACATTCGACTTTGACCTGGAAGGCATTGGCACTGAGAAGTTCACAATTATAATTACAAGCGATGAAACAGACAAGTCGGTAATATATGGCGATTTTGCAGTGGATTTCACTAACAAAACTGCTGACATGGATAAGAATTTAAATACAGCTGACCTGCTGGCTCTGAATCCCGCAGAATAATATTATCGAACTGAGATAACAAAACGATCGGAAAAGCGCGTAAACGGCACCAAGCTGTTTACGCGCCTTTTCTTGAAAATGACACGGACAAGATCAATGAATTTCAGCATTTGACTAAATGTTAGTGGTATGATATAATTGAAATATACCTTTGTAAAATGGAATCAAAAAGGAGTAAAAAAATGAAAACAAAACGAATTCTTGCAGGAGCGCTTGCGGCTATAATGGCATTTGGGCTTATAGGCTGCGGCAATGTTGAAAAAAACAGCAGTAACAGCAAAAGCACTGCGGCCGAACCTGCGGAAACAGAAAGCAGTTCTGTTGCCGAAAGTGTTGAAGCGCCCGAAGAAAGCAGCATGACGTTGGAAACAGAGAGCAGTTCTGCAGCAGAGACGGAAATAGTTCCCGAAGAAAGCAGTGCAGTGGAAGAAGATAGCTCACAGCAGGACATTCAGCCTGATAACAGCGCGGATGTGACCTCAGATGATATAGCATTCTTTGAGCAGTTCTCCGAAAAAGTATATCCCAGCGAATATGATACCGCGGTGGAATTTTTAAAAAGCGTGTTCGGTGAAACAGACAAAGTGACCGAGCTCGGAGAATTCAGGAACGCTCTTGATAAGATATACCTGTCAAATCAGTTTGATTACAATGATGGTGTTTCGGTGCTGGGCGAGAAGTTTTCTTACATGAGTGTTGATTATGACTATGATGACAAGACCATATACACTGCGGGCTTTCACAAAAATCCTGACCTGAACACCGCACAGGACAATGACCCCTCGTCTTCTGACTGCAAGGAAAGCTATGACAGGCTTTATGCGCAGTTCATAGAAATGTACGGAGAACCTTCCCAAATATTCACGCCCGAGGAATATGGCTTTAACGGAGCGCTCTGGCTCGGTACCCCCTGTGGCGAGATATGGCTTGCGTGGGGAGATAACATATTCGGCAGCCGTGAGCCTGACTGCATAATCAGCTTTTCGAGGAACGGGTTAAACAGTAACTCCTGATGATCGATCAATAATATAAAAATGAGGTGCGCCCGACGGACGTACCTCATTTCTTTTTGATGTGATACTCATTACAGATTATTACTTCTTAGGCGGATTTTCTTCAAGATAGCGTTCAAGTATCTCTGCCGCTGTTTTGACGAACTTCGCGCATGGTCTTACTTTGTAGTATTGCTCGGTGCGTTTTTCGGGAGTGGGTTCACTTGTTACCGCCAGACCTTTCAAAAGGTCACGGCATATGATAGTATCATGCTCCTTGCGGAATTCATCCGCGAGATACTGTATACGCTTGTAATGTTCGGCTTTCAGCTTGTCATCCTGTTCGGTTCCCTCACCGTAAAGGATACCTGCTACCATGAACATTGCCGAACAGGTGCCGCAGACTTCTCTCATTCTTCCCATACCGCCGCCAAAGGAGGATGACAGCCTTTTGGCAAGCTCCTCATCCATTCCTGTAACATCGGAAAACGCGGCAAAAACAGCCTGTGCACAGTTACATCCCTGAGTAAAAAGGCTGACCGCCTTTTCAGTATGATCGTACTTCATCAGTGACCACCACAGCTGTGAGTTCCGCAGGAATGACCCTCGCCGTGTTCATGGTGATGATCGCAGGTGGGGTTCTCGTTCTGAACAAGTGTATTTGCAAGGAATGAAGCAACAGCATCATCTGCACTACCCATATTGCCGCCGTAAAGAGCGATGCCTGCTTCCTGCATAGCCATCTGCGCTCCCCCGCCGATACCTCCGCAGATAAGAACATCAGCCTGAGCATTTTTCAGAAATCCTGCAAGAGCACCATGTCCTGCGCCCATCGTTCCGACTATCTGTTCACTGATGATCTTTCCGTCGGCAACATCATAAAGCTTGAACTGCTCTGTTCTGCCAAAATGCTGGAATATCTGTCCGTTTTCGTATGTTACTGCTATCCTCATAATAGCGCTTCCTTTCCGTGTGATCTCCTCAGAGATACTGTTTTCAAGAGTATAGTTTCCGCCTGAAATTACGATGCGCCCGCCTTCGACCAGTTCCTCATCAGGATAGTGATATTGCTTCTGAATAAGCAGCGAACCGAGTGCCATGCGCAGGGGCTTTGCAGGCATACCGGTATGGCTCGGGAACAGCTTCGCATACTCAGCCTCGATCGTTTCCCACGGGATCATTGCTGCTTTCTTCACCCAGCGGTTATCCGGGTTCATTTGCAGTCCCATCGGCTGATTGAAATCGGTAAATGAAATCTGCTTTTCTCTCTTGAACTTATATATGGCATCCTCCAAAGTGCAAGCTTTTTTTCTCGTTTTCCGGCTTTTTCCTGCACTTCTATTATACCATGTTTTATCGCTTTTGTCGATACTACGAAGGTTTTATTTGAATTGAGGAGAGACTAATTATTTTGATATAAAGTGCAGCATCTTGACAATCAAATATTATCGTTCAAACAGCGGAAACAAATTAGGCAAAAAGTATCAGATAAAAATGCGTAAATTGTAGGTTATAAACATATTTGACATCCATTTTATCTGCATTTATTACATTGACTTTCATGCACAGATGTGATATAATATATATAGAATTTTGAGATTTTTTATACACTATTAACAATATTTTAAGGAGGTATAACAAATGATAAAACCGGTGATAAGAAAATTTGCTTCCATCACTGCAGCTATTTATATGGCTTTTACTTCTATCCCCGCATGGGCGGCAACACAGACCGATCCATCAATGATAGATTATGACCAGAGCGTTATGGAAGCCCGCGAAAACTATATCAAAACCATCGGCGAAGCAGTACTTTCCTACAGCTCCGATTTTATAGATATCAGCGCCCTGAAACTCAGAGCGAATTCAGATGATCTACCTAATTTTCAGTCAGCTGTTCAGGCTAATTATCCCGAACTTTTTTTCTGGAGATCCACAAGGTATTATTCAAGCGGTTCATATATCACCAGGATACAACCGGTATATTCCGTTGATAAAGATTCAGCGATGAGTATGCTCTCCGAGTTCTATAACGAGGCTGATAAGTACCTTGAACTGGTCAACGACAGTATGTCAAACCTTGAAATAGCCCTTGTCCTGCACGATGCCATAGTAAACGATGTGGCTTATGAGTTACCCAGTGTGGCTGACAAGGAAACTTACAGCTTCATGATAGAAAAGATAGGCTACTGCGACCTTTATTCAAAGGTGTATGCATATCTCCTCTCCCAGTGCGGCATACGTTCCGAGATAGTTTTCTCCGATACGATGAACCATGAGTGGCTGAAGACCGAGCTTATCCCGGGAAGATATTTCAATATAGATATCACCTGGGACGACCCTACGCCCAATGTCAACGGCAGAGTTTTGCACACCTATTTCGGACTGGGCGATACCGCCCTGAAAAGCGATAATAAACACAAGGACTATGATTCCATCTATCCCGATGACACTTACTTTGATAATTCGGGCATAAAGGATCTGGATACTGCCATCGTCGAGCTTAACGGTAAGCTGTATGCCATTTATGCAGGCTCAGGCACTCGTGACAGACAGCTCGTTGAACTTGACATAGTTCTCGGTCAGAACAGCGGCAAGCTTGAACGTACTTCCGTTTCAAGGCTTGATAACATGGTATGGTCGGCAGGAAGCCAGGGATACTGGATGGGCATTTATACAGGACTTTTCAAGCACGGCAGCAAGCTTTATTACAACACCCCCGATTCCATATGCTGGTTTGATCCCGCAACTTCTGAAAGCGGTGTTCTTGTAAAGCCAAGCAAGCCCTCGGGCAAGAGCATTTACGGCTGTTATATCGATAACGGCAAGGTGTATGCTGTATACAAGTCTTCACCAAACGATTCGGGTACTCCCACATACACCGCTGTGTACGACCTGGGAGATGAACCCTATACTCCCCCCGCCCATGAACACAGCTATACTTCAAAGCCGACCTGGAACTGGTCAGAGGATATGAGCAGTGCTACCGCAGTATTCAAATGCACAGGCTGTTCCGAAACTCAGTCTGCTGAGGCAAATGTGACTTCTTCCGTCAACAGCAACGGTGACCTTCAGTATACCGCATCAGTTTATTTCGGTGGAAAGACCTACATCGACACCAAAACAGTCAAGCTTTACTCCTTGAATATCCCCGAAGCTTTGGATATAGTTTCTTCCGACAGACCAGCTGTTAACGGTAAGTATACAGCAGGTACAAAGATAACATTGAAATACCGCAAGGAGTTCACTGTTACAAAACTTATTATGACGAACCTCTTAAACTACAAAACTGATAACAAAAATGGTACCCTAACGTTCACCATCGGAGGTGACGTAGTTGTTTCTGAGTGCGAATATTATGTTTCTACAACTTATATCAGCGGTGTCAGTATTACACTTGGAAGTCAGATTGGTCTTAATGTTTATTTCAAACCCGCAAAGATGATTACAGAAAACGGCTATAACGGCTATATAGTGTTCAGCGGAAGCTCAGGCGATACCAAGATACCTTTGAGCGATATAACCCCCGATGAAAACGGCAGATACAAGGCTACTTACTATATGTCCGCCAAGGATATAAACGAAAATGTAAAGATAAGCTTTGGTTACGGCAACAGCACAACTACAAACTTCTCGCTGATGAATGATACGCCATTTGTCAAGAGCTTTGAGTACAGCCCCACGGACTACCTCAACACTCTCAGCAAGAGCAGTGACAAAAAGCTTGCGGCACTCGCCGAATCCGTAAAGATATACGGCAATAATGCAAAGGCATTCTTCGATGACGGCACGCCCGATAAGACCGTGACAGGTCTTAAAGCAAGCGACGTCAAGAACTTTGCACCTTCTGTTACCGCAGGCAAAACTACTGTGTACTACGGACAGTCCCTGCTTCTCCGTTCAAATACGGCTCTCAGGCTGTATTTCAAAGGCAGTATCGATAACTGCAAGGTAACTGACAGCAAGGGCAAGAGCGTAACATTTGTTACAGGCACCGCGTCGGGAATGAACTATGTGGAGATACCCGATATCACAGCCGATAATCTTGAAAA from Ruminococcus albus AD2013 includes:
- a CDS encoding C-GCAxxG-C-C family protein, translating into MKYDHTEKAVSLFTQGCNCAQAVFAAFSDVTGMDEELAKRLSSSFGGGMGRMREVCGTCSAMFMVAGILYGEGTEQDDKLKAEHYKRIQYLADEFRKEHDTIICRDLLKGLAVTSEPTPEKRTEQYYKVRPCAKFVKTAAEILERYLEENPPKK
- a CDS encoding NifB/NifX family molybdenum-iron cluster-binding protein gives rise to the protein MRIAVTYENGQIFQHFGRTEQFKLYDVADGKIISEQIVGTMGAGHGALAGFLKNAQADVLICGGIGGGAQMAMQEAGIALYGGNMGSADDAVASFLANTLVQNENPTCDHHHEHGEGHSCGTHSCGGH